From the genome of Virgibacillus proomii, one region includes:
- the sipW gene encoding signal peptidase I SipW, translating to MIKGKLGKWLNWIVSSILMVTLIGVASLVIVTKFSGGEPEVFGYQIKTVLSGSMEPDIQTGSIIAVKTVEDGSKFKKGDVITFMADKNKLVTHRIIDVKKTKNGVAYTTKGDNNNAADSNPVLADNVVGEYKGVTIPYLGYVANFAQSPNRSIFLLIVPGILLLCYAGFSIWRTLAKLETVKKSEHTG from the coding sequence ATGATAAAAGGAAAATTAGGTAAGTGGTTAAATTGGATTGTTAGTTCTATATTGATGGTTACATTAATTGGTGTTGCCAGTCTAGTAATTGTAACGAAGTTCTCTGGAGGAGAACCAGAAGTCTTTGGATATCAAATAAAAACGGTTCTATCCGGTTCCATGGAGCCAGATATCCAGACTGGTTCTATTATAGCGGTCAAAACGGTTGAAGACGGGAGTAAATTTAAAAAAGGTGATGTAATTACATTTATGGCCGATAAAAATAAGCTGGTCACTCACCGAATTATTGATGTGAAGAAAACAAAGAATGGCGTTGCTTATACTACAAAAGGGGATAACAATAACGCAGCTGATTCTAATCCTGTTTTAGCTGATAATGTTGTGGGAGAGTACAAAGGAGTGACTATACCTTATCTTGGGTACGTTGCCAATTTTGCACAATCACCTAATAGAAGTATTTTCTTATTAATCGTTCCTGGAATTCTTTTACTTTGTTATGCTGGATTCTCGATTTGGCGAACTTTAGCTAAATTAGAAACAGTAAAAAAATCAGAGCATACAGGTTGA
- the tapA gene encoding amyloid fiber anchoring/assembly protein TapA, translating to MRKPRLKHDQHKNKQGYFWLKILCICYVFVFATSHLTSSTTAHFNDELSLKGSMEIGKWQEAKAETYHLEFLDDRLQNVEACESAMLKVKVKNNGDGDMMEPLTYEVMFAEKGDPIEQGKKLPLREGEGKVSALAKGETAELQISAKQTGAYSFLVKQQDGELVWSKKITVQCNERKTKRDENSPKASEAKEKPEQSEVESKDDKQLNSNNDVNNKSDTESDSEQQQANSPKAEQHSTKSPDALKKMEGKNR from the coding sequence GTGAGGAAACCAAGATTAAAACATGACCAACATAAAAACAAGCAGGGGTATTTTTGGTTGAAAATTTTATGCATTTGCTATGTTTTTGTTTTTGCTACTAGTCACTTAACTTCTTCAACAACCGCACATTTTAATGATGAGTTATCTCTAAAAGGCAGTATGGAAATAGGAAAGTGGCAAGAGGCGAAAGCAGAAACGTACCATCTTGAATTTCTCGATGACCGTTTACAAAACGTTGAAGCTTGTGAATCTGCAATGTTAAAAGTTAAAGTCAAAAATAACGGTGATGGAGATATGATGGAGCCACTTACGTATGAAGTCATGTTTGCAGAAAAAGGAGATCCAATAGAACAAGGAAAGAAATTACCACTTCGTGAAGGTGAAGGGAAAGTCTCTGCATTAGCAAAAGGGGAAACAGCAGAATTACAGATTAGTGCAAAACAGACTGGAGCATACTCATTTTTAGTAAAACAACAGGATGGAGAATTAGTATGGAGTAAGAAAATAACGGTGCAATGTAACGAACGTAAAACGAAGCGAGATGAAAATAGTCCTAAAGCTTCAGAAGCAAAAGAAAAACCGGAGCAATCAGAAGTAGAAAGTAAAGATGACAAACAATTAAATTCCAATAACGATGTAAATAATAAATCAGACACAGAAAGCGATTCAGAGCAACAACAAGCTAATTCACCCAAAGCTGAACAACACTCGACTAAATCACCTGATGCTCTGAAAAAGATGGAGGGAAAAAATAGATGA
- a CDS encoding anti-repressor SinI family protein: MKLKQISLDVEWVELIKQARTLGVPIEEIRRFLRTVQKYNNVPKNLF, from the coding sequence ATGAAGTTAAAACAAATTTCTTTGGATGTAGAGTGGGTGGAACTAATAAAACAAGCAAGAACATTAGGAGTGCCAATAGAGGAAATTCGACGGTTTTTACGTACGGTACAAAAATATAATAATGTCCCAAAAAATTTGTTTTAG
- a CDS encoding TasA family protein yields the protein MKHKVIFTFICTIIIFCFSSKYDSIVNAQDGVGLEVDPDSVLFDVNNMKPGDWASRDVKIKNRGTQPFMYSINVESRGMKKLYNELQLEVFMKKRELYSGKLNSFTNIKARHLAPGKQDDITVTIRFPEELGNEYQGLEADFAIIIIAEGEAKQQDEQTVIGKIGTDKYDFGSKLPNTATNTFVYILLGLCLIGIGIFLYLVIRKYKKIKQLKI from the coding sequence ATGAAGCATAAAGTCATTTTTACTTTTATATGTACCATAATTATTTTTTGTTTTAGTAGCAAGTACGATTCCATTGTTAATGCACAGGACGGGGTTGGATTGGAAGTAGATCCTGATTCCGTTTTGTTTGATGTAAATAATATGAAGCCGGGGGACTGGGCGTCAAGAGATGTAAAAATAAAAAATCGTGGAACCCAGCCATTTATGTATAGCATAAATGTAGAGAGTAGGGGAATGAAAAAGCTATATAATGAGTTGCAGCTTGAAGTTTTCATGAAGAAAAGAGAACTGTATAGCGGGAAGTTAAATAGCTTTACAAATATAAAAGCTAGACATTTAGCGCCAGGTAAGCAAGATGATATTACGGTTACGATTCGATTCCCTGAAGAATTAGGAAATGAGTATCAAGGTCTTGAGGCTGACTTCGCAATTATTATTATTGCAGAAGGAGAAGCGAAACAACAAGATGAACAAACGGTCATTGGGAAAATTGGTACTGACAAATACGATTTTGGTTCTAAACTCCCAAATACAGCAACCAATACTTTTGTGTATATTTTACTTGGTCTATGCTTAATAGGAATAGGGATATTTTTATACTTAGTCATTAGGAAATACAAAAAGATAAAACAACTGAAAATTTAA
- a CDS encoding TasA family protein, whose amino-acid sequence MKLKKKLGMGIATAVLGIGLIGGGTFAYFSDQEAVENSFAAGTLDLGVDPTIAFSVDNLKPGDHMTRSFKMTNEGTLDIGKVLMNTSFSGTEDFEDHLKVDFLQSDGKVIESLSGKTIAELSEVKDQDITPGFWTWWPLVQEGKGIPLGTEDTIKIKVTFVDNGQDQNHLQGANLDVNFTLDALQTEGEAR is encoded by the coding sequence ATGAAATTAAAAAAGAAACTAGGAATGGGAATAGCAACTGCAGTTTTGGGTATTGGATTAATCGGAGGAGGAACTTTCGCATATTTTAGTGACCAAGAAGCGGTAGAAAATTCATTTGCAGCTGGAACATTGGATTTAGGAGTAGATCCGACCATTGCTTTTAGCGTAGACAATTTAAAGCCGGGAGATCATATGACAAGATCCTTTAAAATGACGAATGAAGGAACGTTGGATATTGGAAAAGTATTAATGAATACTAGTTTTTCTGGAACGGAGGACTTTGAAGATCATTTAAAGGTAGACTTTTTACAAAGTGATGGTAAGGTAATTGAAAGCCTGAGTGGAAAAACAATTGCTGAACTTAGTGAAGTCAAAGACCAAGATATTACGCCAGGATTTTGGACTTGGTGGCCACTTGTTCAAGAGGGTAAAGGTATTCCTCTAGGAACGGAAGACACGATCAAAATAAAAGTTACATTTGTTGACAATGGTCAAGATCAGAACCATCTGCAAGGAGCAAATTTAGACGTTAACTTTACATTAGATGCGCTGCAAACTGAAGGAGAAGCGAGATAA
- a CDS encoding helix-turn-helix domain-containing protein: MIGEKIKELRKAKKMSISELAEKAGVAKSYLSSIERGIQVNPSIQFIEKISIVLGVSINELIRENQSKQKEELDEEWLEIVQEAMESGVSKEQFKEFLEFNKWRINKE, from the coding sequence TTGATAGGGGAAAAAATAAAAGAGCTAAGAAAAGCTAAGAAAATGTCTATTTCAGAGCTGGCAGAAAAAGCTGGGGTTGCAAAGTCATATTTGAGCTCAATTGAGCGAGGTATTCAGGTTAATCCCTCCATTCAATTTATTGAAAAAATCAGCATCGTTTTAGGTGTGTCCATAAATGAATTAATTCGAGAAAATCAGAGTAAGCAAAAAGAAGAATTAGATGAAGAATGGTTAGAAATTGTTCAGGAAGCAATGGAATCTGGTGTATCAAAAGAACAATTTAAAGAATTTCTTGAATTTAATAAGTGGCGAATTAATAAAGAGTGA
- a CDS encoding TasA family protein, with the protein MDLKKKLVLSMATAMLGMSLIAGGTYSYFNDSKETDNTFTTGILDLGINKESIIKMDNLVPGDTINEHFELTNDGTIDIKEVLLHSDYKIMDKRQNNNEDNLADYIQVELLHHVNENKKVIFSKKLSELKKEPISILQQFPAGSAKEKFTVRFEFKDSKGSQNHFQGDSLNLKWRLEAIQRDGKPEFINE; encoded by the coding sequence ATGGATTTAAAGAAAAAATTAGTTTTAAGTATGGCTACAGCAATGTTGGGAATGAGTTTAATAGCCGGGGGTACGTATTCTTATTTCAATGATAGTAAAGAAACAGACAATACCTTTACAACAGGTATTTTGGATTTAGGTATAAATAAAGAATCTATTATTAAAATGGATAATTTAGTTCCTGGAGACACAATCAATGAACATTTTGAATTAACCAATGACGGCACGATCGATATCAAGGAAGTGCTACTTCATTCTGATTACAAAATTATGGATAAACGTCAAAATAACAATGAAGATAATCTCGCCGATTATATACAAGTAGAGCTTTTACATCATGTAAATGAAAACAAAAAAGTAATTTTTAGCAAGAAGCTATCAGAATTGAAAAAAGAACCTATCTCGATATTGCAGCAGTTTCCAGCAGGTAGCGCTAAAGAAAAGTTTACAGTACGATTTGAGTTTAAAGATAGTAAGGGTAGTCAAAATCACTTTCAAGGAGACTCTCTAAATTTGAAGTGGCGTTTAGAAGCCATACAACGTGATGGTAAACCTGAATTCATAAATGAATAA